In Oryza brachyantha chromosome 2, ObraRS2, whole genome shotgun sequence, a single window of DNA contains:
- the LOC102716756 gene encoding ubiquitin carboxyl-terminal hydrolase 3-like has protein sequence MGKRWIPLEANPDVMNQFMWGLGVAEGEAQFCDVYGLDDELLAMVPQPVLAVLFLYPLTSLDDEEEESGASATSTVGDKDLSKRVYFTKQTVGNACGTVGVIHAIGNAASKLKLVEGSYFDRFYKQTADMDPVQRAAFLEEDDEMEDAHSVAASAGDTDANVEVNEHFVCFSCVDGELYELDGRKSQPTCHGPSSPDTLLQDAAKVIKARISSNPDSMNFNVMALSKVM, from the exons ATGGGGAAGCGGTGGATCCCTCTCGAGGCCAACCCCGACGTCATGAACCAG TTCATGTGGGGGCTGGGGGTCGCCGAAGGGGAGGCGCAGTTCTGCGACGTCTACGGCCTCGACGACGAGTTGCTCGCGATGGTGCCCCAGCCCGTGCTCGCCGTCCTTTTCCTCTACCCGCTCACTTCGTTG gacgacgaggaggaggaatcgGGCGCTTCTGCCACTTCCACGGTTGGGGACAAG GACTTGAGCAAGAGGGTATACTTTACGAAGCAGACTGTTGGCAACGCATGTGGAACAGTTGGTGTCATTCATGCAATAGGAAATGCTGCATCCAAACTCAAGCTGG TTGAAGGATCTTATTTTGATAGGTTTTATAAACAAACAGCTGATATGGATCCAGTCCAG CGTGCTGCCTTTCTTGAGGAGGATGATGAGATGGAGGATGCTCATTCTGTTGCTGCTTCAGCTGGTGACACTGAT GCTAACGTTGAGGTGAATGAGCATTTTGTATGTTTCTCATGTGTTGATG GTGAACTTTATGAGCTTGATGGACGAAAATCGCAACCAACATGTCATGGCCCTTCATCACCAGATACTTTGTTACAG gATGCTGCAAAAGTTATCAAAGCCAGAATTTCGTCGAACCCTGACTCAATGAACTTCAACGTGATGGCTCTTTCTAAAGTTATGTAA